The following proteins are co-located in the Symphalangus syndactylus isolate Jambi chromosome 21, NHGRI_mSymSyn1-v2.1_pri, whole genome shotgun sequence genome:
- the LOC129471079 gene encoding uncharacterized protein, translated as MLPVQRRKLDPLLKKYRHHKKATRTKRRKKEKMEAQCSPVPPTPSTPPQSEEDEAVDKKPTLLSAQEDTPDLLQEDRLQCLQEEGSSVMHQECQIQSCELLVAQKPRPSSPAVTSLASPPLCFGSFLSCVCQTFSRSRKQKPPRRNGNNQAEAGGDAEVLRPGLAKPELSLSKTCSHLQLIQLSFVFSFIVLSVCHCSS; from the exons ATGCTTCCAGTCCAGAGGAGAAAGCTAGACCCACTCCTCAAAAAGTATAGGCATCATAAGAAGGCCACAAggacaaaaagaaggaagaaggagaaaatggaGGCCCAGTGCTCCCCTGTTCCTCCAACACCTTCAACACCACCACAaagtgaagaagatgaggctgTAGACAAAAAGCCAACTCTACTCAGTGCCCAGGAAGATACTCCTGACCTTCTCCAGGAG GACAGATTACAGTGTCTGCAGGAAGAGGGTTCCAGTGTGATGCATCAGGAATGTCAGATCCAGTCCTGTGAGCTCTTGGTGGCTCAGAAGCCCAGGCCCTCTTCTCCTGCAGTGACATCCTTGGCATCACCACCACTCTGCTTTGGCAGTTTCCTAAGCTGTGTCTGCCAGACCTTCTCAAGGTCTAGGAAGCAGAAGCCTCCCAGAAGAAATGGTAACaaccaggctgaggcaggaggtgatGCTGAGGTCCTGAGACCTGGCCTGGCAAAACCAGAGTTGAGCCTCAGCAAAACGTGTAGCCACTTGCAATTGATACAGCTTTCCTTTGTGTTTAGTTTTATAGTTCTCTCTGTATGTCATTGTTCTTCTTAG